One window from the genome of Chitinispirillum alkaliphilum encodes:
- a CDS encoding Beta-xylosidase, with protein sequence MIEAIKLWNEPNNLSHWDFTLDPDWKHFSDMTSLAAEAIKRTAPSLPLVLGGISPIDTNFINLLKSYGLFDRLDAVAVHGFPLDWNHWQIDEWPQKIDEIEQVCDLPVWVTEVGASSFGAEDVQLFGLNRTEQLLINRVERIYWYSLLDLPPSWSATTRHKESEGSSYYRHFYMGLIRADGTPKPALNYFNPKMGICQWFHYEDHRLEFALEWLRKMGVRRLRTGISWADWHRPDAMLWFDKFMDQIKDFDTTLTLCFTPPSRGIVASVTSPPTQLAEFGDFAVEVVKRYVSKDRATHQTFKTESND encoded by the coding sequence ATGATTGAGGCAATTAAGTTATGGAACGAGCCCAATAATCTTTCTCATTGGGATTTCACTCTCGATCCGGACTGGAAACACTTCTCCGATATGACCTCTTTGGCCGCAGAGGCAATAAAGAGAACTGCACCATCACTGCCACTCGTTCTGGGGGGTATTTCTCCGATTGATACAAATTTTATCAATCTGTTGAAGAGTTATGGTTTGTTCGATAGGCTCGATGCGGTTGCTGTTCATGGATTTCCTTTGGACTGGAATCATTGGCAGATTGATGAGTGGCCGCAGAAAATCGATGAGATTGAGCAGGTGTGTGATCTGCCTGTGTGGGTAACAGAAGTCGGGGCATCCAGTTTTGGTGCTGAGGATGTGCAGCTTTTTGGTCTTAATCGCACAGAACAGCTTCTCATAAACAGGGTTGAGAGGATTTACTGGTACAGTCTGCTTGACTTGCCTCCTTCCTGGAGTGCTACAACCCGGCATAAGGAGAGCGAAGGAAGCTCATACTACAGGCACTTTTACATGGGTCTTATAAGGGCTGATGGCACGCCTAAGCCTGCTTTGAACTATTTCAATCCGAAAATGGGAATATGTCAGTGGTTTCATTATGAGGACCACAGGCTTGAATTTGCGTTAGAGTGGTTGAGGAAAATGGGGGTTAGAAGGCTGAGGACCGGAATCAGCTGGGCTGACTGGCACAGGCCCGATGCCATGTTATGGTTTGATAAGTTTATGGATCAGATTAAGGATTTCGATACAACTCTGACTCTTTGTTTCACGCCTCCTTCGAGGGGTATTGTAGCCTCTGTGACCAGCCCCCCAACACAACTCGCTGAGTTTGGGGATTTTGCGGTAGAGGTGGTAAAGAGATACGTGAGCAAAGATCGGGCAACACACCAAACTTTCAAGACGGAAAGTAATGACTGA
- a CDS encoding group 1 glycosyl transferase, with product MNRLLMTADTVGGVWSYAVELVSAFSRYGLEVALVTMGKNLDRSQRMDLHGLKNVELFEGRYKLEWMRDPWEEIDLAAEWISSIAEIVCPDLVHLNQYAFGAVDWPCPVVMGAHSCVYSWFRNVKRELPSKEDWGEYKKRVKDGLEGADCIVAPTIHMLSSIYENYSVSTRGLVINNGRSRHQFIPLVKDPYVLTAGRLWDEGKNIKLIASVAHRLPWQVVAAGESLTTNGQPQVHWLGKCSSFELANWMGSASIYTLPAKYEPFGLSVLEAALCGCALVLGDIPSLREIWGNGAVYVNPEDDDALLDTLLELIHKPWLRREYSERARQKGLEYTVSKMASSYLHLYRELIAEKKRELNRGREGVLCA from the coding sequence GTGAACAGGCTTCTTATGACCGCAGATACGGTAGGGGGAGTGTGGTCCTATGCTGTTGAGCTTGTTTCTGCATTCAGCAGATACGGGCTTGAGGTTGCACTGGTTACCATGGGTAAAAATCTTGACAGGTCTCAAAGAATGGATCTGCATGGTTTAAAGAATGTCGAATTATTTGAAGGGAGATACAAATTAGAGTGGATGAGGGATCCATGGGAGGAGATAGATCTTGCGGCGGAGTGGATTTCCTCTATTGCAGAGATTGTCTGCCCGGACTTGGTTCATCTTAACCAATATGCCTTTGGAGCTGTCGACTGGCCCTGTCCTGTGGTCATGGGGGCCCATTCGTGTGTTTACTCCTGGTTTAGAAATGTAAAAAGGGAGCTTCCCAGTAAAGAGGATTGGGGAGAGTACAAAAAGAGAGTCAAAGATGGGTTGGAGGGGGCAGATTGTATTGTGGCTCCAACAATACATATGCTAAGTTCCATTTACGAAAACTATTCAGTTTCTACACGTGGGCTGGTTATAAACAATGGCAGAAGTCGTCATCAGTTTATTCCCCTCGTTAAAGATCCTTACGTTCTCACCGCTGGGAGGCTTTGGGATGAGGGTAAGAATATCAAACTGATTGCATCCGTAGCCCACAGATTACCCTGGCAGGTTGTTGCTGCGGGTGAGAGCCTGACTACAAACGGACAACCTCAGGTACATTGGCTTGGCAAATGCAGCAGCTTTGAGCTTGCAAACTGGATGGGATCAGCTTCCATTTATACTCTTCCCGCTAAATATGAACCCTTTGGTCTCTCTGTACTGGAAGCTGCGCTATGTGGCTGTGCACTGGTTTTGGGAGATATTCCCAGCTTAAGGGAGATCTGGGGTAACGGTGCAGTGTATGTTAATCCTGAAGACGATGATGCACTTTTAGACACTCTTCTTGAACTTATACATAAACCCTGGTTAAGAAGAGAGTATTCTGAGCGGGCTAGACAAAAGGGGTTAGAATATACAGTGTCCAAAATGGCATCATCTTATCTTCACCTTTACAGAGAGCTCATTGCAGAGAAAAAACGTGAACTGAACAGGGGACGAGAGGGGGTATTGTGCGCATAG
- a CDS encoding putative oxidoreductase ydgJ: MKEINSVAVEKLNLAFVGLGWIGRNRMEALLESGVAKAAYLVDCDESMVCDIIKDAQICSSLEQIVPHNIDGVVIATPSAMHAEQSIYAMESGCAVFCQKPLARTALECKQVIETSKRNNKLLGVDFSYRFLKSVQIVREIVESGELGEIYSADCVFHNAYGPDKAWFYDKKLSGGGCVMDLGVHLIDLILWLLKFPKVHSVSSTLFCKGENLPPQSLKIEDYANFSIELESGTVARFTCSWGLHAGKNALIEITLYGTEGALSIKNVNGSFYDFRLERYSQTSTQVLCEPPDNWGPGAIMDWAERLSAGQGFDTKSDQYLRVSEVIDKIYGR; encoded by the coding sequence ATGAAAGAGATAAACAGTGTTGCGGTAGAGAAGCTGAACCTTGCATTTGTTGGGCTCGGATGGATTGGTCGTAACAGAATGGAGGCCCTTCTGGAGAGTGGAGTGGCTAAGGCTGCTTATTTGGTGGACTGCGATGAAAGTATGGTTTGCGACATTATTAAAGATGCACAGATCTGCTCTTCACTTGAGCAGATCGTTCCTCATAATATCGACGGTGTGGTCATTGCCACTCCAAGTGCGATGCATGCAGAACAATCTATATATGCAATGGAATCGGGGTGTGCTGTTTTTTGCCAGAAACCATTGGCCCGAACAGCACTGGAGTGCAAACAGGTCATTGAGACTTCAAAGAGAAACAACAAACTGCTTGGAGTGGATTTTTCCTACCGGTTTCTTAAATCCGTTCAGATAGTCAGGGAAATTGTCGAATCGGGTGAGCTTGGAGAAATCTATTCAGCAGATTGTGTATTTCATAACGCATATGGTCCTGATAAAGCCTGGTTTTATGATAAAAAGCTATCAGGTGGTGGTTGTGTGATGGATCTGGGGGTACATTTGATTGACCTGATATTGTGGCTGTTGAAATTTCCAAAGGTACACAGTGTAAGCAGCACACTTTTCTGTAAGGGAGAGAATTTACCACCTCAGTCTCTGAAAATAGAGGATTATGCCAATTTCTCAATTGAACTTGAGAGCGGTACTGTGGCCCGGTTTACCTGTTCCTGGGGATTACATGCGGGAAAGAATGCGCTCATAGAGATAACTCTTTATGGTACTGAAGGAGCCCTATCCATAAAAAATGTAAATGGTTCATTTTATGATTTTCGTCTGGAACGGTATAGCCAAACTTCAACTCAGGTATTATGTGAGCCTCCTGATAATTGGGGTCCGGGGGCTATAATGGATTGGGCTGAGAGGTTGTCAGCCGGTCAGGGCTTCGATACAAAAAGTGATCAGTATTTAAGGGTTTCAGAAGTTATTGATAAAATTTATGGCAGATAA
- a CDS encoding Zinc-dependent alcohol dehydrogenase, with amino-acid sequence MMQKAEKVISHNGEQNVPEFGDAAVCSAPGNFSVEQVRVGTPGENEVLVRVEGCGVCNSNLPLWEGREWFTYPMEPGSPGHEGWGTVEKCGKGADKFALGDRVTFLSSHAFSAFDIVHKDNIVALPSELDGQPFPGEPLGCAVNVVERADVGVNDTVAVVGTGFMGVLVARLCHLKGARVIAVSRRNSSLKIARQYGVDEAVKMEDYWNVIDQINKLTDGRGCSRVIEATGNQMYLDLASEIIATRGRLVIAGYHQDGLRSVNMQNWNWKGIDVINAHERDNSVYIKGIAKAVELVANGSIDLTPLLTHFYSMSSLNQAFEKMRQCPEGFIKAVVLI; translated from the coding sequence ATGATGCAGAAAGCAGAAAAGGTTATTTCTCACAACGGGGAACAAAACGTACCTGAATTTGGGGATGCTGCAGTTTGTTCTGCGCCGGGTAATTTCAGTGTTGAGCAGGTGAGAGTTGGTACTCCAGGAGAAAATGAAGTCTTGGTGCGGGTTGAAGGGTGTGGTGTGTGTAATTCCAATCTTCCCCTTTGGGAGGGCAGAGAGTGGTTTACATATCCCATGGAACCTGGTTCCCCGGGGCATGAAGGGTGGGGGACAGTAGAGAAATGTGGTAAAGGAGCAGATAAATTTGCCCTCGGTGATAGGGTTACTTTTCTCTCTTCACATGCATTTTCTGCTTTTGATATAGTTCATAAAGACAACATCGTTGCTCTTCCATCTGAACTTGACGGGCAGCCCTTTCCCGGAGAACCTTTAGGATGTGCTGTCAATGTGGTTGAAAGAGCTGATGTTGGTGTTAATGATACAGTCGCGGTGGTTGGAACTGGTTTTATGGGAGTGTTGGTTGCGAGGCTGTGCCATTTGAAGGGAGCGAGGGTAATTGCAGTATCGAGGCGAAATTCTTCATTGAAGATTGCCAGGCAATATGGAGTAGATGAGGCGGTAAAAATGGAGGATTACTGGAATGTTATCGATCAGATTAACAAACTAACTGATGGAAGAGGGTGTAGCAGGGTTATTGAAGCCACAGGAAACCAGATGTATCTGGATCTTGCTTCAGAGATTATTGCCACCAGAGGCAGACTTGTCATTGCGGGTTATCATCAGGATGGTTTACGCTCTGTAAATATGCAGAATTGGAACTGGAAAGGGATCGATGTAATAAATGCTCACGAAAGGGACAATTCGGTTTATATAAAAGGGATAGCTAAAGCGGTTGAACTTGTGGCTAACGGCTCGATAGATCTGACTCCTCTGCTTACACATTTCTATTCCATGTCTTCTCTTAACCAGGCTTTTGAGAAGATGAGACAGTGTCCTGAAGGTTTTATAAAAGCGGTGGTGCTAATATGA
- a CDS encoding 1,4-alpha-glucan branching enzyme, which yields MHWDGSKMTTDHRVIRRWVEKHGGRPAVVKDSCTTHEEAGVIRIFFPDEESGENLESITWDKFFEKFDQANLAFIYSDGELSADSNRFFKIVSQDGE from the coding sequence ATGCATTGGGATGGCTCAAAGATGACAACGGATCACAGGGTGATCCGTCGGTGGGTGGAGAAGCATGGTGGCAGACCTGCGGTGGTGAAGGATAGTTGTACGACCCATGAGGAAGCCGGGGTTATAAGAATTTTTTTTCCTGATGAAGAAAGCGGTGAAAACCTCGAGTCAATTACTTGGGATAAGTTTTTCGAAAAGTTCGATCAGGCCAATCTTGCTTTCATATATAGCGATGGCGAGTTGTCAGCCGATAGTAACCGGTTTTTTAAAATTGTCAGCCAGGATGGTGAATAG
- a CDS encoding UDP-glucose 4-epimerase: MSKKILITGGAGFIGSHLADELVENGYKVTVLDNLNDQVHGGSKEIPSYLNKNVEFILGDVRDSNMVRRALKGVDAVYHFAAAVGVGQSMYQISRYTEINNQGTAVLLENLIGTNVEKLLVASSMSIYGEGLYISSDGKCRESVERNSADMKNGKWELGDGNGGLLSPVPTPESKRPALSSIYALSKYNQERMSLMIGKAYGIKTAALRFFNVYGTRQSLNNPYTGVLAIFASRLLNDKQPFVFEDGYQKRDFVSVKDVSRACRLALEKPIPDNMVLNVGSGECCSVLEVAQKISEVLGKEHLTPIISKKFRVGDIRHCFSDISLASEIIGYKPQVKFSDGLSEMARWLEGQIACDNIECANAELVKRGLAI, encoded by the coding sequence ATGAGTAAGAAGATACTTATAACCGGTGGGGCCGGTTTCATAGGATCACACCTTGCCGATGAACTTGTTGAAAATGGCTATAAGGTAACCGTTCTCGATAACCTAAATGATCAGGTACATGGTGGCAGTAAAGAGATCCCTTCCTATTTGAATAAGAATGTGGAATTTATACTGGGTGATGTGAGAGATAGCAATATGGTTAGAAGGGCTCTCAAAGGGGTCGATGCGGTGTACCATTTTGCCGCAGCGGTTGGAGTCGGGCAGAGCATGTATCAGATAAGCAGATATACCGAAATCAACAATCAGGGTACTGCAGTTCTACTTGAAAACCTCATAGGCACCAACGTGGAGAAACTCCTGGTCGCATCGAGCATGAGTATTTATGGTGAGGGATTGTACATTTCCTCCGATGGGAAATGTAGGGAATCTGTGGAAAGAAATTCTGCGGATATGAAAAATGGAAAATGGGAACTTGGGGATGGTAATGGAGGGCTTCTTAGTCCGGTTCCGACACCGGAAAGCAAACGCCCCGCACTCAGTTCTATCTATGCTCTCTCCAAATACAATCAGGAGAGAATGAGTCTGATGATTGGTAAAGCGTATGGAATTAAAACTGCAGCCCTTCGTTTTTTCAATGTATATGGCACCCGTCAGTCACTCAACAATCCCTACACCGGAGTTCTTGCCATTTTTGCGTCTCGTCTTCTCAATGATAAGCAGCCCTTCGTTTTTGAGGATGGGTATCAGAAGAGAGACTTTGTGAGTGTAAAGGATGTCAGCAGAGCTTGTCGTCTTGCACTCGAGAAACCAATTCCCGACAACATGGTTCTGAATGTGGGAAGTGGTGAATGTTGCTCAGTGCTTGAGGTGGCACAGAAAATCTCTGAGGTGTTAGGCAAAGAGCACCTCACCCCGATCATCAGTAAAAAGTTCCGGGTAGGTGATATAAGGCACTGTTTTTCAGATATATCCCTTGCTTCTGAAATTATCGGCTACAAGCCCCAGGTTAAATTCAGTGACGGACTCTCAGAGATGGCCAGGTGGCTTGAGGGACAGATAGCTTGTGATAACATTGAGTGTGCAAATGCAGAGTTGGTAAAGCGGGGTTTGGCCATATGA
- a CDS encoding UDP-glucose 4-epimerase has protein sequence MIKTECQNLNGPIVVTGGAGFIGTNLCSRLLEMGHEVVVYDNLSRAGSETNLEYLQHTYKKRLKVSVADMRDTKALCSSLEGAAAVFHLAAQVAVTTSLNFPSEDYSVNLQGTINLLEILRSFKTPPFLLYTSTNKVYGQLGDIKLRKIGKRYEPSHSAYSDGISEKRNLDFHTPYGCSKGSADQYVLDYSRTFGIPAVVFRMSCIYGPHQFGTEDQGWVAHFAISALEKKPITLYGDGCQVRDILYIDDLLDAFLLALNKKTSLRGCAFNIGGGSSNTVSLLELIYMLNQVTGYDTQVCFEPFRCGDQKYYVSDTSKFTSATGWVPLISSHEGLRILCRWLEENRFEKNITFAEKERF, from the coding sequence ATGATAAAAACAGAATGTCAAAATCTGAATGGCCCGATTGTCGTTACAGGTGGAGCGGGTTTTATAGGAACTAATCTCTGCTCGCGGCTCTTGGAGATGGGGCATGAGGTGGTGGTTTATGACAATCTCTCAAGAGCTGGTTCAGAAACAAACCTGGAATATTTGCAGCACACCTATAAAAAGCGCTTAAAGGTAAGTGTTGCAGATATGCGTGACACAAAAGCGCTTTGCTCTTCTCTTGAGGGCGCGGCAGCAGTTTTCCATTTAGCTGCACAGGTTGCAGTTACCACTAGTCTGAATTTTCCCTCAGAGGATTATTCTGTTAACCTTCAGGGCACAATTAACCTCCTTGAGATCCTGAGGTCTTTTAAAACGCCCCCATTTCTGCTCTACACTTCAACCAACAAAGTTTACGGGCAGCTTGGAGATATTAAACTCAGAAAAATAGGAAAAAGATATGAACCAAGCCACTCTGCATACAGTGACGGAATAAGTGAGAAACGAAATCTTGACTTTCACACCCCCTACGGATGCTCAAAGGGAAGTGCAGACCAGTATGTGCTGGATTACTCGCGCACCTTTGGTATACCCGCTGTTGTATTCAGGATGAGCTGCATCTACGGGCCTCACCAATTTGGTACTGAAGATCAGGGGTGGGTTGCTCATTTTGCCATATCAGCTCTTGAAAAGAAACCAATCACTCTTTACGGGGATGGGTGTCAGGTAAGAGACATTCTTTACATTGATGATCTTCTGGATGCTTTCCTGCTTGCGCTGAACAAAAAAACAAGTTTACGGGGCTGTGCATTCAATATAGGTGGTGGAAGCTCTAACACAGTGAGTCTTCTTGAGCTCATTTATATGCTGAATCAGGTAACCGGTTATGATACACAGGTTTGTTTTGAGCCATTCCGGTGCGGTGATCAGAAATATTATGTCAGTGATACATCAAAATTCACATCAGCTACAGGATGGGTGCCACTCATAAGCAGTCACGAAGGGCTTAGGATACTCTGCAGGTGGTTGGAAGAGAACAGGTTTGAGAAAAATATTACGTTTGCAGAAAAGGAGAGATTTTAA
- a CDS encoding group 1 glycosyl transferase encodes MRIAIFAHSFISDWNHGNAHFLRGIASELVSRGNEVSLYEPADAWSLVNLVEDYGEEVIEDYQEVYPQLRSIRYNLAEFDIGSELEGVDLVIVHEWSEPELVRKIGIFRRKHTDCRILFHDTHHRSVTDPEAMKEYDLSNYDGVLAFGEIIRKLYIEYGWAKQAWTWHEAADVTMFKPFEAFPKQGDLVWVGNWGDGERSSELVQFLVNPVNKLNLNCCVYGVRYHEKSLKLLKNHGIGYAGWAPNYKVPEIFSRFKVTVHIPRRPYVEALPGIPTIRVFEALACGIPLISAPWNDCEGLFTKGEDYLVAENEKQMTEAIETLLENESMAGEMARKGLETILNRHTCAHRVDELMNICKEIGIGSVQETIAEQKT; translated from the coding sequence GTGCGCATAGCAATTTTTGCTCATTCTTTTATATCGGATTGGAATCATGGGAATGCTCATTTTTTGCGTGGAATCGCTTCTGAGCTCGTGTCGAGAGGTAATGAGGTCTCTCTTTATGAACCGGCTGATGCCTGGAGTCTGGTAAACTTAGTCGAAGATTATGGAGAAGAGGTAATAGAAGATTATCAGGAGGTTTACCCCCAGTTAAGAAGTATCCGCTATAATCTTGCGGAGTTTGATATTGGAAGTGAGCTTGAGGGAGTTGATCTGGTAATAGTGCATGAGTGGTCTGAACCGGAACTGGTTAGAAAAATCGGAATATTCAGAAGAAAGCATACCGATTGCAGGATCCTTTTTCACGATACTCATCACCGTTCGGTTACAGACCCGGAGGCAATGAAAGAGTATGATTTATCAAATTATGATGGGGTTTTGGCTTTTGGTGAGATAATAAGAAAACTTTACATTGAATATGGTTGGGCAAAACAGGCATGGACATGGCACGAGGCAGCGGATGTAACCATGTTCAAGCCATTTGAAGCTTTTCCAAAGCAAGGGGATTTAGTGTGGGTTGGTAATTGGGGAGACGGGGAGCGCAGTTCTGAATTAGTGCAGTTTTTGGTGAATCCTGTAAATAAATTAAACCTGAACTGCTGTGTATATGGAGTAAGGTATCATGAGAAGTCTCTTAAGTTACTGAAAAACCATGGGATTGGGTATGCCGGATGGGCCCCCAACTACAAAGTGCCTGAAATATTTTCACGCTTCAAAGTAACGGTACATATACCTCGTCGCCCCTACGTTGAAGCTCTGCCCGGTATTCCAACAATAAGGGTTTTTGAGGCTCTTGCCTGTGGAATACCTCTGATTTCAGCCCCTTGGAACGATTGTGAGGGACTTTTTACCAAGGGGGAGGATTATCTGGTTGCTGAAAATGAAAAACAGATGACCGAAGCAATTGAGACTTTGCTTGAAAATGAATCTATGGCAGGGGAAATGGCACGTAAGGGACTTGAGACAATATTGAATCGTCACACCTGTGCTCATAGAGTTGATGAACTTATGAATATTTGTAAAGAAATAGGGATTGGATCTGTTCAAGAGACAATTGCTGAACAAAAAACTTAA
- a CDS encoding Fe-S oxidoreductase: MLLPEKKIMHKLKTVIENRFLPFVEKPLRYSGNELNSQKKDLSQIKLHGVICFPDLYEIGMSHHGLQILYHIVNSNPDWALSRAFAPWQDAEEILRKEDIPLYSLEYYSPLNEADWLGFSVQYELQFTNILNMIDLAGLAVYSKQRGGGDPLIIAGGPCVGNPEPLSPFIDAFVIGDGENAVVEFCSMLERLKQQGASRDEIIKKAAELSGVYVPGNYKTSIVNGFTIPDTNNKNTVNPVKVPELEAKNYPQKPVVPLINVVHHRLAVEVMRGCTRGCRFCSAGMYYRPVRERSCEDIYSQVSDGVASTGWRDVGLLSLSTADYSCFTPLLGAVHTLKDSAQLNVSLPSTRLDALEESQISKLNQISSFSSFTIAPEAASPRLRRVINKDFSDEDIFRTVNFLLERNVQTLKLYFMLGLPTETQSDIDAIVEMIRKISHLMRGYSKRKTLNVALSPFSPKANTPFQWEAMEDVKELQNKGRFIKHSLRGQKNVRVSYREPLITLLETVMARGDRRVGDLVFRGWSNGARFDGWDEMLDMDRWFKAAEIENIDLKRYLSQIDIQQPLPWQAISTGIGKSFLLKERQRSLLEEVTPDCRNGKCFNCGVCSPEIRPLFANTEEQIGLASPLIKRSPNRVRASRFVRAIYRKGDGVRYLGHLDMVEIFHRALIAASVPLVYSQGFNPHPRVSFGPPLPFGVTGESEIFDIEISSDLKSDLLEVNHFLPDDLQIITYQTQAIKPSSLNSSVCAAEYTFFPSQSNTIDDIECSVTNVMDSKELIVRHEKKGKVKVKDIRPLIKGLRVVEENGRVGWLGYLGLAPSATCKPSELLSFLAPDRGFSEFVVTRKKLFLE, encoded by the coding sequence TTGCTCCTTCCCGAAAAAAAGATCATGCATAAGTTAAAAACCGTTATTGAAAACAGATTTTTACCATTCGTTGAAAAACCCCTTCGTTATTCCGGTAATGAGCTCAATTCACAAAAAAAAGATCTTTCACAAATTAAGCTCCATGGAGTTATCTGTTTTCCCGATCTCTATGAGATAGGTATGTCCCATCATGGGCTTCAGATTCTTTATCACATTGTTAACTCCAATCCTGACTGGGCGCTATCCCGTGCATTCGCACCATGGCAGGACGCTGAAGAAATTCTGAGAAAAGAAGATATCCCTTTATACTCACTTGAATACTATTCCCCTCTGAATGAAGCGGATTGGTTGGGTTTTTCAGTGCAGTATGAACTGCAATTTACCAATATCCTCAACATGATTGATCTTGCCGGTCTTGCTGTTTACAGTAAGCAAAGGGGGGGGGGAGATCCGCTGATTATCGCTGGTGGCCCCTGTGTAGGGAATCCCGAACCACTTAGTCCTTTTATTGATGCTTTTGTTATCGGTGATGGTGAAAATGCTGTTGTAGAGTTCTGCTCCATGCTGGAGAGGCTTAAACAGCAGGGTGCCTCAAGAGATGAGATCATCAAAAAAGCAGCTGAACTAAGTGGAGTATATGTGCCGGGGAATTATAAGACTTCAATCGTAAATGGTTTTACCATCCCTGATACAAACAATAAAAACACTGTTAACCCTGTAAAAGTACCAGAACTTGAAGCAAAAAACTATCCTCAAAAACCTGTTGTTCCGCTTATAAATGTAGTTCATCACAGATTGGCGGTTGAAGTTATGCGGGGGTGTACAAGAGGGTGCAGGTTCTGTTCTGCCGGGATGTATTATCGTCCTGTCAGGGAACGGAGTTGTGAGGATATTTACTCTCAAGTCTCTGATGGGGTAGCTTCGACGGGGTGGCGTGATGTGGGACTTTTGAGTCTCTCCACTGCAGACTACTCCTGTTTCACTCCACTTCTGGGAGCTGTGCATACACTTAAGGACTCTGCTCAGCTAAACGTTTCTCTTCCCTCTACCCGTTTAGACGCACTCGAGGAGTCGCAGATAAGTAAATTGAACCAAATCTCCTCATTTTCATCTTTTACCATTGCACCTGAAGCTGCGTCTCCGAGGTTGAGGCGGGTAATAAACAAGGACTTTTCTGATGAAGACATTTTCAGAACTGTTAACTTTCTTCTTGAACGCAACGTACAGACGTTAAAACTCTATTTCATGCTGGGGCTTCCAACCGAAACCCAGAGTGATATAGATGCCATCGTCGAGATGATCAGAAAGATTTCCCACCTGATGCGGGGTTATTCAAAGCGCAAAACTCTGAATGTCGCTCTTTCGCCATTCTCACCTAAAGCCAATACCCCTTTTCAGTGGGAAGCGATGGAGGATGTCAAAGAACTGCAAAATAAGGGGCGTTTTATTAAACATTCCCTTCGTGGCCAAAAAAATGTAAGGGTGTCTTACAGAGAGCCGCTAATTACGCTTCTTGAAACTGTAATGGCCAGGGGAGATCGTCGGGTTGGGGATCTTGTTTTCAGGGGCTGGAGTAACGGGGCGCGTTTCGACGGCTGGGATGAGATGTTAGACATGGACAGATGGTTTAAGGCTGCAGAAATTGAAAATATAGACCTGAAACGATATTTATCTCAGATCGATATCCAACAACCGCTTCCCTGGCAGGCTATTTCAACCGGTATTGGGAAAAGTTTTTTATTGAAAGAGAGACAGCGCTCACTTCTCGAGGAAGTCACTCCTGATTGCAGAAACGGTAAATGTTTCAATTGCGGTGTGTGCAGCCCTGAAATCCGCCCGTTGTTTGCAAATACAGAGGAGCAGATTGGGCTTGCTTCACCTCTGATTAAAAGGTCTCCCAATAGGGTTAGAGCAAGCCGTTTTGTAAGAGCTATATATCGTAAAGGTGATGGGGTACGCTATCTTGGTCATTTGGATATGGTGGAAATTTTCCACAGAGCACTGATAGCAGCTTCTGTTCCCTTGGTATATTCCCAGGGATTTAATCCTCACCCCAGGGTTTCATTCGGACCACCACTGCCATTTGGTGTAACTGGTGAATCTGAAATTTTTGACATTGAGATTTCTTCTGACCTGAAAAGTGATCTTCTTGAAGTGAATCATTTTCTGCCCGATGATCTCCAGATAATTACATATCAGACTCAGGCCATTAAGCCATCATCCCTGAATTCATCTGTGTGTGCTGCTGAGTACACATTTTTCCCCTCTCAGTCTAACACGATTGATGATATTGAGTGTTCTGTTACTAATGTTATGGATTCAAAGGAGCTTATAGTCCGCCATGAAAAGAAGGGAAAGGTAAAAGTCAAGGATATAAGGCCCCTGATAAAAGGGTTACGGGTGGTTGAAGAAAATGGCAGAGTTGGTTGGCTGGGGTACTTGGGTTTAGCTCCGTCTGCCACCTGTAAGCCTTCGGAGTTGTTGTCTTTTTTGGCCCCGGATCGTGGCTTTTCTGAATTTGTGGTAACCCGTAAAAAGTTGTTTTTGGAGTAG